In Gossypium hirsutum isolate 1008001.06 chromosome D01, Gossypium_hirsutum_v2.1, whole genome shotgun sequence, the genomic window gaaaacaaaaaagatgCAAAGATTTTCAGAGAAGTCACcgctattattatatatttaagcaTGGAGACAAGGTTTAGTGAAAGAATCAAATAAAATCCACTAACACTCTTAATTCTCGTGATTAAGTACGCTTATCATAATTTAAGTCTTTTCATCTACAGTAGCTTAGTTTCATTCTAACTAAATTTCAACTTAACTACTGATTAccttactaaaataataaacaaatctaatCAGTTGCGAACTTGACTAGTTCGCCAAAGTATCTAGGGTGGCGTATATTTAACAGAAGAGTTCGCTAAACCACAGATCTTGCCAAGACTAAGAGTTCGCCAATTGGCATAACACTCACAACTCTATACCTATCCTAAACAAACACACACTTACTTTTATCTGCCCTTATTGTACCAACTATATGCCAAACAGTAATCAGGTGCAGAGACTTCACCGGGTGGGTTGTTACATTACATTGGGTTGTGATCTAGGGAATCTAATAATGAATAACCCATTCCTGTTGGCTAGACAAAGTTGTGAGGGTGTTCTTTATTCGGGGGTGGAGTCATAGGACTATATTATCATTTGCAGATTCACTTATTGATCCTTGACAAGGAGTGACAAACactaatttttaaaaactaaaatacttATGGACCTATCATTTTACTAAATGTGAGATGCTAGCAAAAGTACTCCTTTGACAGGAGTAAACCCCCGAAGTGAGATTTATAACATAAAAGAGCAATTCTAATTAAAACCTTGGAAATATTGTACCTATAGTCAATTGAAATATAAAAACCAAAGCAAAAAGGGGACTTTTTACATCGTTTTAAACATTTGGTAAGTAGATACAATTAACTAGATTTCTTAATTTCGAGCTAATGGTGCAAGTATCCAAGAAAACATATAGAACCATAGataataattttttgtttggggttttacaaatttatagacGTGGAATGTGTCTATTTCAAAAGTTGAAAGCTTTGGTTAGgaagtttgaggatcaaattgataaaaaatttaaatgtaaagggttaaatttattgaattatttagaattaggatcaaattaatataatatgtaagtattgaggactaaatgtgttattataccagtTAGAAAAAGGTCACCTCATTATTTCTGTTATCAATTTAACATGAGGTGACTAAAATAGGAATAAATACAAATGTTACTGCATAAATTGAAAACTTTTAAAGCTGGGTGGCCAAAACAAGAATGTGAgtatagttgggtgaccatttgTACAGTTTAcctatttataaattaataacataaaaattaaaaaaataaacattattttgtattttttattatttatgagattacttattttaattgatattttaaggttattttattttaattcatcatattaattataataacagactatatttttattgaattattaatgtaataaaataattaattatataaaattaaaatcatttcaATTTGTTACTTATTGATTTGGGTGgaaaaattattcattaatttattgaatatatttttataatttttacaattattaATTGTTTTAATGGGAGAGCAATTTATTCACTAGTAGTTCAACCCAAATAAATGGTTAACCGAATTGAACTAGTACTAACTGAATTAATtgaacttttaattatttaattgttaactggaccgaatttaaaaaaaaaaattaatcgaaccgaaatatttcaattaattaggccggttaaccgaattaatcaaaatttatatgtttttatcttttatttggttaaaataagtataaaccatataaaaaataaataaattgataatgttcatttgatcgatttaaaactacatataatttgtattaatAATTATTCAGTTTGGTTAATTCAGTTATTTACCCGATTTTGAATAGAATTAACCAATAACCgaacttataaaaaattattaactgatTTCCAACCAAATTAGATCGGTTAATCGAATTAGATCAGTTTAATTTTTAACCGAAATTTGAACACCCCTACTCAAGTACAGTCAAAAGGACTTCAAACACTAATCGGACCAGAAATCGATCGATTCAACCACGTGTCTAGATTGATtgagtcaattttttttaaaatttttaataatttattcaattaaaaccaATATATTAATTGAACCGATTTGATGAACGACCCGATACTAACTAGTCCTTTATTATCCAAAAgcaacaaaattataaatttgccgAAACTCACTACACTGAAAGGCAGTGAGAATGGACAGGAAGCCTTAATCCAACCTGACAGGTAATTCTATTTAACAATTATAGCCAAACATTCATTGGCATGAAGTTGATTGTATACACATTTAGAGAAAGATTCTATCTCTATGTAAGTATATATGCGTAAAACATCGGCTAGATTCCATTGTTTTAACTTTagagatgaaataaaaaaaatgataaagagGTTAATTAATGAAGTTGGTATCATCCGAAGTAATTGGATGATCTTAAATGGAGATGGGGTTTTCAACATGTTTCCGAATCTTACAGTTGAGAATCGACTCCCACTTTTGAGATATATTGGTATAATAGTACTCCATCAACTTTCCCTTTTTTCTGGTAATTTCAGATACCCCATTTGAAATGGGAAAATGATAAAACAAAAGAATAATGCtatttaatttatacatatatttgttgAGGTGTCTCTGCTAAAATTGGAATTTATGCTGGTATCTTTTTTGAATTATGAAGGCTATAAATCCTttggttttgatgttttatagacttggCTTTTTTGTCTTATTTCTACTTTTGATTATTGAAAAGTTGGAAACGTAAATTTTATATTGTGAATCAGTTTTCTCAAACAAGGACAAtacctttattttaatttattattgtcTGGAATATATTAATGTATTGGCTTCGGTCGTGTCAAATTGGCAATAGATGAATGTTCATTCCAATCCattaaatgtataataataaatattatatatatatatattttgttgtaTTCATCATATCTTAAACTTCAAGTCATTGAGGAATATAAATCAGAATTTTTCTACCATAAATCTGAATTCTTCATCACACTGCCATGGTTCTCCTTCATCTTATCTGCATCTCCTTTCCTTTGATTTTTGCGCGTATTCTGCGTGACtttttcatcttataattcattCAATACTACACTCACTCGCTGGTGCCATCTTTGATTACTTTTGATTTGTAAATGAACACTCAGAAGCTTGATTGCCAAGAAAATGTAGAACAGAACCTTGGGTTCAGTAGGGACTGCAATTTTGAATATATTGGTTTTCAACAGCCATGGAACATGGCTACTCCCATGGTTGATGGAACTGTTTCGCATCAcccaaaatcatcatcttccagTACAATTCTGGTTGGTTTTCAGACACCAGGTGCTGCCTTTTATGCAACTGAAAGATGTATGGGGTTTCCACAGTACGGGTCATCGTCTCAAGGAGCTGCCACTTCTTTTTGTTCTCAATACAACAAGTTGTGCAATTCTCAGCTTCCTTCATTCCATGCCTCTGGGGACAACTTTTCCATCCAATCACTAATGAAATCCCAGATTTTTTGCAATCAATACGAGAAATCTTCGGATAAGTCCTGCACAACCACACAAGATCCCTCGCATGATCTAAGTAACTTGCTTGGAACCAATGCTGCCACCCTTCCCAATCACTTTTCTGTTCCTTTCCGAGGAAATCAAGATCAAGGGgtaaatttctttttcattttactaTGAATTCTAGTTAGTGAAATGAAACAAGTTTGTTCTTAGCTGTTTTCCTCTGCAGGCTTATTGTAATTCACATGGTTCTTCGCCTGCAAAGCTAAGTTTCTTTCTACAAGAGAAGCAATCAAGTCCCGGTAGCTTTTCGGTTTCTCCTAGTTCAACCGGCACGGTGCTCACCAGTAAAACTCGAATAAGGTGGACACAAGATCTCCACGACAAGTTCGTGGACTGTGTTAAACGCCTTGGGGGTGCTGAGAGTAAGTCAATACTGCAACACCatgattttcaacttttttttctcaaatgATTTATTGCTTTGGATCTAACAGAAGCAACTCCAAAGGCAATTCTGAAACTAATGGATACTGAAGGATTGACCATCTTCCATGTGAAAAGCCATTTGCAGGTATTTTATGTTGTGTTGATTATATTATGTTGGTGAAGATATGAAGATCCTCTTGCTAAAATTCTAATATCAGACGTTTCCTTACGGTTTTCTTACAGAAATACCGAATTGCAAAATACATGCCAGACTCTGCTCAAGGTATAATTTGCATAAATACATACTGATTATATATGCTTCTGCAAAGACCAAAAGTTCATACCCTTTTATTGTTGCAGGAAAATCAGAGAAAAGAAACGATTTAACTCAGATTGATGTCAAAACGTAACTTCTATTCCTAGTGTAGtgctattatgttattatatgctGCAATTTAATCACAAATTGTAATGTATATGGCAGTGGTTTGCACCTCACAGAGGCATTGCAGCTTCAGTTGGATGTTCAAAGACGTCTTCATGAACAATTAGAGGTAATAGCAATTGTTCTTTTCATTTTATCTCATTTTTATACTATATCTCTTTTGGTTAAATTTCAACTTTGGTCCCTCCGCTATccttaaatttgagattttttaacGTAATTtggtttctatattttttataatgttattaattagtccaaatagttaatatccttaaattttttaattaaaatattacataatcATATATGATTTTAATACTACAAGGGTCTAGGTGGCATagcttctctctcttttttttttgggttttgtcttacccttttcttttaaCAATactcaaatttcaattttggctCTTAGtgtaattaattaatattgttaactatttcaattaatatgccaACGTCAATTTTTCTTACTAACATTATTCCCACAaacaattatttttcttaaaaattcatttcattattttcaatattatttttattattatataactaCCAAGTGAATATTTTCTTGATTTCAAAATGTTACACTAGTGAAGTCAATAGAATAATTTTAACTATGGTAACAAttggacttaaatttttaaatccaaaaaagtAGAGGGGTTAAATTCTTGAAGATAAAAATAggggattaaattctaaatgtatGAAAAGTATAGAGATTTAGAGCATATTTCAACCATCAATTTTTTAGTTTATAATTTGACACAAACAAACAATCAACCTAGCACAAAGCATAGCTGAAACCatactaatatatataaaaggaaggcCGAAGGCTTTAAGACCTTCCCACGTTGACGTGTGCcccttattctttttcttttatatacatTATAGGAATATGGTCAAATCTCATTGTAGtgctttaaaaaaaatccaagtcAACTATGAAATTATAGGCACAACTTATTTTTCCTCCTTTTATTTAGTCATAAGATATTAGTAAGATTGTAGCTACTATGTTTACATTTGAGATtcagtctttatattttaattcgaCATAATTTGATCATATATTTCTACAATGACATTAGTTAATCAAAATAAGTAACATCCTTAACTATTCTGATTAAATGATGATGTGGATTTTCATAAAAAAGCATCtttataatacaaataatataCATTTCCGCATGAAGTTGGAATgagtatttttaagaaaaaatttgacCTAAACATTTTAACCGGAATAATCAAGAGTATCAACtatttaaattaactaatgaTATTATGTAAAATTAAGGTATAGATATTAAATCCTAAATTTGAACATAATAGAGGGATTATAACTAGAATTTGATCTAAAACAATCTCTGCCTACCACAATCACTTGtcatttgttttaataaaaaaaaaattgatatttaaaaaaacttatttttaatttaattggtaaGTGATTATATATTTAGCTGAAGCAAAGTGGGGATAGCAAACTAGTATAACTTAAAGTAGTGTTTACTTATACCGATTAAATAGTGAGTTATCCCATTCCCACCTTGGTTAAATTCTATATTGCTTGTCGATTTTATTTTCAAGTTAGGTCTATGTTTGTTCAATGATTAAGCATTGTATAATCAGGGGTGGCGCCAGGAGGCTGGCAGGGGGCCTAACCCAAATAGAAAATTGCATGTTTagctataaaaattttataaaactataAGTTAATACCAAGTGAAATTGCACTTTAGTCCTATAAACTATTTGGTGGCTTCGTTTCATAACCTTACAATTAAGCTTTTGTTTCATTTTCATGACCAGATTCAGCGAAATCTACAGCTTCAAATAGAAGAGCAAGGAAGGCAACTTAAGATGATGATTGATCAACAACAGAAAACTAGTGAAAGCCTCTTAAAAAACCAAGATTTCAACATCAGTCCATTTGATCCTTCAATTAGCTTTCAAGATGTTTTTGAAACTTCTATTGCAGAAAGTTCAGGAACTGGTAACATATCATCCAAGATAAGTTAGAGAGCTTAGTCAGTTGCATGTTAAAAGGTTGGCCCAATTACAAGGCATGTCAACAAAGCCCAGTTCTTCCTCATAAAAACAAGACTATCAAAACAAAATGACTCTAACTAAAAACATACAAAATACATAAATGAGTTTCAATCATGAGTTGAGCCGCTTTATGAGCTTTGGATATGTGAATGTTTGTTAAACGATTCATGCACATCATCAAGCTCTTATGAACGACAATGACTAGTTATAACTATCATACACTAGTCAATGTAATTCTCTCTTTTGATAGCTAGTTTGTTTGCAATAAAAATTCATTACTTTTTTATTTCCTATAAGTAGTATTGTAATACATTTTTGTTCGGGTCGAGCTCTATTTTAGAGTTTATATTGTGATATTTTGATTTCtcatagatttattttttataaaaaaaattgaagttgaatcttatttcacattttagggcttggttttaatttcaatttttgcttttaattttgacttattttaattttttggtttgtattttatttgtgtttattattttaaagttatttttagtATTGTTATACCTCTATTTTGGCTTGAACATGTGGAAACATGGGGAGTGACCAAAAAAATACCCACAAGAGACTTTAGCTTTGTGCCTCCCAGCTGACCTAGAAAGTGTGCACTCACCATGAGGGGACCACTTAAGGTCATTGAGACCTAGTAACCTTGTACTCCTTCTGTAGCATCCTTCACTTGACTCAAGGATTAAGTCTGAATGCGAAGCACCACATTCATTGTCGAAGCAATATGGAATAGCTTTTCTTTTATAATCAATTCAAAACATCAAACATTTAACATATTATATAAACTATTCATTtcaaccataaacaagttcaaggATATTAATTAAAACAACTAGATCTGCTTCTCATTCAACATTAACACAATATCATACTTTTATCACACTTTACATATCATTCATATTGATTAGAATTGACTTCAAGTCATTTAAAAcacttttaaatcattttaatttgagttttagatGTTCGGGGATGATCCAAACCTAATTCGGTTCTTCAAAGGTCAAAACAAGTCAAAACAGGAGAGGAACCATGTACTGACATGCTTGTACTAGTAAACTTCTACCGGTTGATGTCCCTACTACTATTCTTATTTTGGCTACTTACTTGTACCAGTACATCTGACCACTTATATCGATAAAAGTTTGTTAGGACTAAAAAATGACCCCAAAAGACACCTATTTTGACCCAAAACAATACCATATCTTATCCAAACATTATAATACATGTTTATCAAGTTCTAAACACCATTTAAGCATGTTTAATACTTTAAATCACCTATTCACATGTATGATCACATCATTACTACCATTAAGCATCAATTTCACTTTCTTGGTATGCAAGCATCATATCAAATATGGTCTAAACATAACATATTAGACAAGCATAACCACATATCCCTATatccaaaacatatatatacacaagtataAATGAAACGATAATCGTCCTTATTCCAAAAATAAATGAACCAACGGATATGACTAATTTTTTCCTGATTAGTTTGTGCAGGGTTTTCTACAAAATCATCGCTAAGACTTTGGCAAACCGTTTAAAAGGCTTCTTACCTATGTGTATTAGCCAAAATCAAAGTGCCTTTGTTCCAGGCAGAATGATTCAAGATAATATCCTTATTGTGCATGAATTGATACATTACTTATAGAGTTCATAAAATGGTCCGAACAAGGGCCTTGTGGTGAAGCTCGACATAAGCAAGGCGTATGATTGGATGGAATGGAAATTCCTTGAAGGTGTGATGAGAAAAATGGGTTTTGACATGGCGTggataaatttaattatgaaatgtgtATGGTCGGTTAAGTATGTGATAAAGTGTAATGGTTGCCTTTCGAATCCGATTATTTCGGAGAGAGGCCTTCGACAAGGGGACCCGATTATCGTTTCATTTATgcttgtgtatatatatgtggttatGCTTGTCTAATATGTTatgtttagatcatatttgaTATGATGCTAAAGTCTCATGTGGGTATTTTTTTGGTCACTCCCCATGTTTCCACATGTTCAAGCCAAAATAGATGTATAACAATactaaaaataactttaaaatatatgcttgtttatatatatgtatgataaaaAACTGTACAAACTTTGTTGAGTCAAGAATTGAGACTTGGATGTTGTCATTATAACAATCTGATTTTTTGTGGTACCAGAAAATACAAATTCAAAACCCCATTTTCATAAACCGAgtccataaatataaaataagaaaatttacaaAGTTAACATGGAAATATTCTAAAGAATGGTCAAGTAAATTCGTCAACtaaagcttagggactaaattgtaaatgtccAATctctattgagttttaattaagaaaaggcTTGAGGACCTAGATAGCAATGGTCCAAAATGGTTATTAGACCATTTTTAATTAAtagttagtggatgatgatggcATTTTCCGTTAAGTGtggttaagtgttaattatgCTAATTAAGCcatgactaaattaattaacgagaaatatttaatgattagtaagttcgtataatgggaaattaacttaccattcattttcattaaaataaacatataagatgcatccaagcaatttgtctaatagcctaaaacacacaagctcatcaaacatgttagtcattttCTTCACATAAATTTCAAGAATCGTGTATGAGCTTATCAATAccaaatttctatgtatttcatgtatatacaagtaacaattcactttgaattcatttattttctcgtATCAGGGTTTTActcattaaatcatttaaaatatcaatgAATACTGAGTAGTACACATAAAGTGTACAAGTCTATACTTCATCAATTAATATTCGAAAATGCTTGTACGAGCACATAAACGGGAAGCCTCACTCGAgtcatataacgggaagctcatatgaGCCATGTAACGGAAAGCTTATCAAGGTTGTATAATGAAAAGCTCATAAAATCCATAATCAAAAAGCTCATGGGAGCCAATAACGGGAAGCTtcagatagccatatatcgggaagttcaagcgagccatatcgggaagctcacaaagagcctttaatcgggattAAATGTTTTTTTAGAGATGCCAGCAGGGCAAtctgattaagtgtttctttggagatgCCAGCCGGGCAAGAAGGCGTTATAACACGacagtgataaaaccttaataaacttcgagcaaCGACAACTTAAGCGTTAAAGAgagatcattctcgaaaaaatgacattttgcattcatgcaaacatcattcatacacgtctacttaggagcatttgattcatttttttatcatggcatcctaatcattaggcataattaggtttattctacaggtcatgttccccagagaatagatcaatgaagttacccatacccctgaagttgcagtaggatggattgaagtcatcacagcgaatcttgtttccctagcgttgcagtggaacagattaaagctacagaTTAtggcagatcttgtcttcctgtactggcagtgaaATAGACCGAAAACACCAGCCTTGTCCCCCTGAgaagcagtggagtaggttgaagattgtagatcttgtctccctaagcagtactGGAGCAGATAAAAaatagcgaatcttacttccctagtggtgtagtggaacagattaaagctacaacagcgaatcttatttccctgacattgtagtggaatagattaaagctgaagtgaagtaaattgaagctacaacagtgaatcttacttcattggtggtgtagtggaacagattgaagccacaacggtgaatcttgcttccccgacattgcagttaaaaagattgaagctacaacagcgaatcttacttccgtggcagtgtaatggaatagattgaagccacaacgacaaatcttacttccccgaaattgcagttaaaaagattgaagatacaacagcgaatcttacttccctggccgtgcaatggaacagattgaagccacaatggcgaatcttgcttctccgacattgcagttaaaaagattgaagccacaacaacgaatcttacttccctggcggtgtagtagaacagattaaagctacaacggcgaatcttgcttccccgacattgcagttaaatagAGTTAAAGTCATCATAGccaacaagtcttatctccctgaagttgcagtggagcagactgagtaaaccaatcttatctccttgaagtttcagtggagcagattgaagttactAATCCTacccccctgaagttgcagtggagcagattaaaatgatgaatcttatctccctgaagttgtagtggagcagactaaagatagcaaatcttatttccctgaagttggagtggaacagattaaagctataaactaccaatcttatctctctgaagttgcagtagagtagatcatatCAAAACTTATcactctgaagttgcagtagagcaggttgaagtaacaaaccttatccccctgaagttgcagtggggcaggctgaagatacaagtcttatctccctgaagttgcagtggagcagactaaggcTACAACtcatatctccctgaagttgcagcagagtggattgaagctacaactcatatctctctgaagttgcagcagaggggattgaagctacaaatcgtATCACTTTCTGAAATGAAGTTGAAAAGATCGAAGCAATAAGACACAGTGGACtggaatgaagctacttgaagaaaagaagaagcAGAAGAAGTCAAGAATCGGTAAAAttgggcaaatttggtctttcttggtCTTTGTTCTGTTCTCGTTAcgcgacaacaagcaaagaggggcagctgtacagcccaAATTTAGCTCGGGCCTAAAGCTCAAAacaattaaaccctaaactaaaccCAGCCCAAACGAGCCCAATTCAGTTTACCCAATACCCAAAACCCAAATACAGCCCAACAAGCAAATCTAAAGCCCAATACCCTAGcccatttttagaaaaaaaaaccagCAACCCTAACCCTAAGTGCACCGCACCTAGGGTCTTCTGACCCTTGACCTACCAGCCGCCACCGCCGCGCGTCAGTCACTGACGCTGTCACGTCAGCCACTTGCACCGTCACCTGCAATACATGCAAACAATAGAAACACGCAAGAAATGACAGAGATAACATGTAAACATTGGTTATAAAAAGCCGAATATCATCTCTGTAAGGGGTTCGGCTTTCCCCTTTTTACAAACATtttcagaaaataaaaagaaaaaaaaccattgaaggtgatttttcctttatttctctgtgtttttacttttcattttttttatttttgaactcTTTTTTGAAATCTAAGAAAAACGAACGGAAAGGACGTACCTTTCTAATTGCGGCGCGCCACCGTCGGTGGTTTCCTCCGTGTGCCAAGGCCGTAGGAATCCTTTAGGGTTTCATTTAGGCTGCGCCAAAAAGGGAAACAGGTTAAAGAGGGgagatttgattttgttttttctaCTTTTCAGCACAGCGAAACTGCGGTGAGGCCACGGCAGAGCCACCGCGCAAGCTCATTGGCGTCATGGCCAGATTCTAAAGGAGAAGGGACATCGTTTTT contains:
- the LOC107921445 gene encoding myb family transcription factor PHL5, coding for MNTQKLDCQENVEQNLGFSRDCNFEYIGFQQPWNMATPMVDGTVSHHPKSSSSSTILVGFQTPGAAFYATERCMGFPQYGSSSQGAATSFCSQYNKLCNSQLPSFHASGDNFSIQSLMKSQIFCNQYEKSSDKSCTTTQDPSHDLSNLLGTNAATLPNHFSVPFRGNQDQGAYCNSHGSSPAKLSFFLQEKQSSPGSFSVSPSSTGTVLTSKTRIRWTQDLHDKFVDCVKRLGGAEKATPKAILKLMDTEGLTIFHVKSHLQKYRIAKYMPDSAQGKSEKRNDLTQIDVKTGLHLTEALQLQLDVQRRLHEQLEIQRNLQLQIEEQGRQLKMMIDQQQKTSESLLKNQDFNISPFDPSISFQDVFETSIAESSGTGNISSKIS